The window AAATGATATCGGTGAATTATCTATAGGAAAAGCTGGAGATCTATTCATGATAAATAAGAATAGAATTGAGTTTGTAGGAACTCAATACGATCCTAAGTCTTTATTAGGAACGGTTGGTTTTAAAGGAAAAGTAGATTATACAATAGTTGGTGGTAAAATAGTAGTTAAGGACGGAAAGCTTATAAATGTTGATGAAGAAAAAGTAATATACGAAGGCAATAAATTGGTAGAGAAACTTATATCTAACAACTAAATGCATATAGTTACTATAGGTTTTGTGATTTTTTAAGAGTAATCATGGAGATAGGAACCTTGGTTTAAATCAAGGAACCTGTCCCCATGATTATTTAATTTTAGAGATTTATTAAAAAAATATAAAGGAATTTTTATATCTAGTATCGAATATATGTTCTATTAAGCGGAGGTGTAGCAAATGGAAATAAGATGTATTCATACAGGCGATATTCATCTTGGAATGGAATTTAAAAGCGCAAGCTTTGATAATAAACAAGCTAATACAAGAAGATTGGAGCTTTGGGAAACTTTTAATAGGATAATAGATAGATGTAAACAGATAAAAGCACATATTTTACTTATAGCTGGAGACTTATTTGAGGATGAATATTGCTCAGTTGCTGATGTTAAGAGAATAGACTCTAAATTTAGAGAAATAAGTAGTACAAAGGTAGTTATATCTGCAGGAAATCATGATACTCTTGGGAGGAGATCTTTATATAGATTGATTAACTGGGGAGACAATGTTCACATCTTCGAACCAAATAGGATTACTAAACTTGAATTTAATGATTTAAATGCAACAATATGGGGACTTAGCTGGGATAAGAAGTTAGAAAGAGCAAATCTAGTAGATAATATAAAAGCAGAAGATACTAATAAAATTAATATATTACTTGTACATGGAGATGTATTTAACAAGGAGTCAGAGTACCTTCCCATAAATAGAAGCGCCTTATTAAACAGTGGCTTTGATTATGTAGCACTTGGTCATATCCACAAACCACAGTTTATTAGTAGCAGTATTTGTTATTGTGGAAGCCCTGAACCCCTTGATTTTGGAGAAACAGGCAGCCACGGTATTATGGAAGGTACTATTTCAAAAGGTAAAACTAAAATGGCTTTTGTACCTTTTGCTAAAAGAGAATTCATTATTAAAGAAATTTCTATAAATGAGAATATGACCTATAATGAAATAGTAGACAAGATAAAATCTATTGATGATAAGGAGGACATAGCTCTAAACCTTTATAGAGCTATTGTAACAGGTACAAGGGATAATCAAATAAGTTTAAATATTAAGGATATAAAAGAATACTTATTGAGGGAATTTTATTATATAGATATAATTGATAATACTGTTCCTGATTATGACTTAAAGAAACTCTATAAAGAAAACCCAAATAATATAATAGGTTTTTTCATAAAAGAAATGGAAAGACAAGGGTTAGACAATGAAATAGTTAAGAATGCACTATACTATGGACTAGAAGTACTACTAAGCGAGAAGGTGAAAAAATGACTATAAAAGAGCTTTTGCTTACTTCCTTTGGGAAGTTTAAAGGAAAATCTATTACCCTTGAAAATGGATTTAATATTGTATATGGAGAAAATGAAGCTGGTAAAACCACAGTGCATAAATTCATAGAGGGAATGCTTTTTGGTTTTTTTAAGCCATATATAAAGAGAAAAATATATACTGATGACTATGATAGATATCTACCCTGGGATTTTACGGACTATAGTGGAGTCCTTAAATATGAAGTAGGAGACAACATATACAGAATAGAAAGAAATTTTTTAAAGGGAAATGATGAAGTTAAGATAATAGACGATAAAACAGGTGAAGATATTAGCCATCTTTTTGAGTATGATAATGTAACTAGGCTTCATCAGCCTATGTCAATTCATATGGGCTTAAATAGTACAGTATACAACAATACCATATCCATTGGTCAGTTAAAGAGTAAGTCTGATGACACATTAGCAAAGGAAGTCAAGGATAGCCTAATCAATTTAGGAGGAAGTCTTGACGAGGATATTTCTATAAAAAAAGTATTAGAGAAGCTTAATGAGAAGATTAATGATATAGGTACTGAAAAAAGGATTAAGACATCTCCTTATGGTAAAGTTGTTGAAGAAATAGAACAATTGAACAATGAAAGGCAAAGAGCTTATGATATCTCAATAGAAGTAAAGGAGTATCAGGAAAAGGCTAATCTTTTATCAGATGAAATAAGAGCATTAAATGAAAAAAAGACAGAGATAGAAGGAAAGATTAATCTAATTGAAGTTTTCCAAGCCAGAGAAAAATACTTAGAATGTCTAAAGCTTTCAGAAGAGATTAACATTCTAAAAAAACAAATAGAGGAGTTAGAGGAATTTGCTAATTTAAATGATGAGGACTATACCGAGGCTGTTAAATTCCAGCAAGAGATTAAATCATTAAATGATAACAAGGAAGAGTTAAAGGAGAAGCAAGATAAAGTCCTAAATAGGCAAAAAAAGATAAGAACAATAATAGAGCAATTGATTTTTTTTGAAGGAATTGAAGAGGAAGAAATCGAACAATTAATAGCATATTATAACATTATGGAGCAAAAGAAGCAGGATTTAGAGATTACATATGATAGAATAGCCAGTAAGTCCACTGGTGAAATTGATTTTAACTTAAATGATATAAATGAAAAGCTATATAATTATGAAGAGTTAGAAGAAAAGAAAAATAGCCTGTCGTATAATAATGAGTACAATAATATAATGTTTCTAAAAACTAGACTGGATGAAAAATCAAAAAGTCTTAATAGATTAAATCTTTTAAAAATCTTTTCAGCCTTTGGAGCTTTAACAAGTATAATTCTTGGAATCATGTTGTTTAGAGCTATGTATTTTGTAGCTGCAATTCCATTAGCCTTATTAATATATGCCTTTTATTCTTCAAAGGAGCTAAATAACTATATTAATACTTTAAATAATCAGATAGTAGATATTGAAAAAAAGGAAGTACAAAGAGAGAGCAAAATTGAAGAACTAGATAAGGAAATGCAGGATATACTTGATTCATGTGGCTGTAAATCAAAGGCTGAGATAAGAAAGTTAGTAAATGACTTAGGCCAGAGAAATTTTGCAGCAAATGAAGTATTGGAACTT of the Proteiniborus sp. DW1 genome contains:
- a CDS encoding DNA repair exonuclease — its product is MEIRCIHTGDIHLGMEFKSASFDNKQANTRRLELWETFNRIIDRCKQIKAHILLIAGDLFEDEYCSVADVKRIDSKFREISSTKVVISAGNHDTLGRRSLYRLINWGDNVHIFEPNRITKLEFNDLNATIWGLSWDKKLERANLVDNIKAEDTNKINILLVHGDVFNKESEYLPINRSALLNSGFDYVALGHIHKPQFISSSICYCGSPEPLDFGETGSHGIMEGTISKGKTKMAFVPFAKREFIIKEISINENMTYNEIVDKIKSIDDKEDIALNLYRAIVTGTRDNQISLNIKDIKEYLLREFYYIDIIDNTVPDYDLKKLYKENPNNIIGFFIKEMERQGLDNEIVKNALYYGLEVLLSEKVKK
- a CDS encoding AAA family ATPase; this encodes MTIKELLLTSFGKFKGKSITLENGFNIVYGENEAGKTTVHKFIEGMLFGFFKPYIKRKIYTDDYDRYLPWDFTDYSGVLKYEVGDNIYRIERNFLKGNDEVKIIDDKTGEDISHLFEYDNVTRLHQPMSIHMGLNSTVYNNTISIGQLKSKSDDTLAKEVKDSLINLGGSLDEDISIKKVLEKLNEKINDIGTEKRIKTSPYGKVVEEIEQLNNERQRAYDISIEVKEYQEKANLLSDEIRALNEKKTEIEGKINLIEVFQAREKYLECLKLSEEINILKKQIEELEEFANLNDEDYTEAVKFQQEIKSLNDNKEELKEKQDKVLNRQKKIRTIIEQLIFFEGIEEEEIEQLIAYYNIMEQKKQDLEITYDRIASKSTGEIDFNLNDINEKLYNYEELEEKKNSLSYNNEYNNIMFLKTRLDEKSKSLNRLNLLKIFSAFGALTSIILGIMLFRAMYFVAAIPLALLIYAFYSSKELNNYINTLNNQIVDIEKKEVQRESKIEELDKEMQDILDSCGCKSKAEIRKLVNDLGQRNFAANEVLELKNKKNSLIEEIQKLEDNIKKYLNLIKEDLVSLDNIRKLKHEYSKFLEHKRLEESTQNEIDDLINEIKDIELKQKNIGNSLLMLYKKNNVSNMDTFKEGLEKKRNYEKSIQLLESQKSLLSNILGDKNIEFLKKRSDDFTETIGLDIRGLDKDDLLANLKDINDTILETKNELTRFEEKIRILSSTTAELVQIEEEIIRKNRIKGEYEKNLSSLELARDTIDKISRNIQRDFAPRLSSGVGEIIEKVTKGKYTDIKITENLDIKVVDPISNKIVDVDKLSGGTIDQLYFALRFGIIDIIKEDNNLPLILDDCFVQYDMDRIENILEFLSIESLKRQIILFTCHNREKEILNNMGFKYNLVNL